From the genome of Nakamurella flavida, one region includes:
- a CDS encoding ArsR/SmtB family transcription factor: MTSPADSPLGLLGDPSRRAVFELLAHRPSSVGELADLLPITRQAVSQHLSALRAGGLVSVTPDGNRRVYRIDPAGIDALRAYLDRVWTDALTGFQKVADAADLPPQE; encoded by the coding sequence ATGACGTCACCGGCCGACTCCCCGCTCGGGCTGCTCGGTGATCCCAGCCGCCGGGCCGTCTTCGAGTTGCTGGCCCACCGGCCGTCCTCGGTCGGCGAGCTCGCCGATCTGCTGCCCATCACCCGACAGGCCGTGTCCCAGCATCTCTCCGCGCTGCGCGCGGGCGGCCTGGTCAGCGTCACCCCGGACGGGAACCGCCGTGTGTACCGCATCGACCCGGCCGGGATCGACGCCCTGCGCGCTTATCTCGACCGCGTCTGGACCGACGCGCTGACCGGGTTCCAGAAGGTGGCCGACGCCGCCGACCTCCCACCCCAGGAGTAG
- a CDS encoding SRPBCC family protein: MTAPETLPALHGTATVALPADRAFALFTGSMARWWPASHHIGESEMADLVIEPRVGGRWYEVGTDGAECDWGHVLVWEPPGRLVLTWQIDGRWTYDPDRASEVEIRFTQDAPEQTTVTLEHRLLERLTDGRSLSDEISAGDGGWNGVLARFAGWTAGRADAADRTPAAG, encoded by the coding sequence ATGACCGCACCCGAGACCCTGCCCGCCCTGCACGGGACGGCGACCGTCGCCCTCCCGGCCGACCGCGCGTTCGCTCTCTTCACCGGGTCGATGGCCCGCTGGTGGCCTGCGAGCCACCACATCGGCGAGTCCGAGATGGCGGACCTGGTGATCGAGCCGCGGGTGGGCGGGCGGTGGTACGAGGTCGGAACCGACGGCGCCGAGTGCGACTGGGGCCACGTGCTGGTCTGGGAACCGCCGGGTCGTCTGGTGCTGACCTGGCAGATCGACGGGCGGTGGACGTACGACCCGGACCGGGCCAGCGAGGTCGAGATCCGCTTCACCCAGGACGCCCCGGAGCAGACCACGGTCACCCTGGAGCACCGCCTGCTGGAGCGGCTGACCGATGGCCGCTCCCTGTCCGACGAGATCAGCGCGGGCGACGGGGGATGGAACGGGGTGCTGGCCCGCTTCGCCGGGTGGACGGCCGGCCGGGCCGACGCCGCGGACCGGACGCCGGCCGCCGGGTGA
- a CDS encoding oxamate carbamoyltransferase subunit AllH family protein, with product MAVPAAVADLIAGPPRVGRVLTRLSRAVVLVLDDHPEPSGQVLTLLAPGASGTPHGIRVPVAAVPAMFAHAVPGVPVSVGEGRVTLPGMSLRAARAVPSRVPPGPVDPDAVALLARISTRRPPGAGGPAGVRRVLDEADPAPAVLELLGLGPGLTPAGDDLLAGLLCGLWATGRTLEAERIGAVVGALAPARTTALSADLLHQAARGHAGDAVLAVVAAVRAASGPRLHDAVAALLDIGHTSGADLLAGLVVGLSGSPERPPTPGRLCPPQDCPPQDGKDGR from the coding sequence GTGGCCGTCCCCGCGGCGGTGGCCGACCTGATCGCCGGGCCCCCGCGGGTCGGCCGGGTGCTGACCCGGCTGTCCCGGGCGGTGGTGCTGGTGCTCGACGACCACCCGGAGCCGTCCGGCCAGGTGCTGACCCTGCTGGCGCCCGGGGCCTCCGGCACCCCCCACGGGATCCGGGTGCCCGTGGCCGCCGTGCCGGCGATGTTCGCCCACGCGGTGCCCGGTGTGCCGGTGAGTGTCGGCGAGGGTCGGGTCACGCTGCCCGGGATGTCCCTGCGCGCGGCCCGCGCGGTGCCCAGCCGGGTCCCCCCGGGACCGGTGGACCCCGACGCGGTGGCGCTGCTCGCCCGCATCTCCACCCGACGGCCGCCGGGGGCGGGCGGACCGGCCGGGGTCCGCCGGGTGCTGGACGAGGCCGACCCGGCGCCGGCCGTCCTGGAGCTGCTCGGCCTCGGCCCCGGACTCACCCCCGCGGGCGACGACCTGCTGGCCGGGCTGCTCTGCGGGCTGTGGGCGACGGGCCGGACCCTGGAGGCCGAGCGGATCGGCGCGGTGGTCGGAGCACTCGCCCCGGCACGGACCACCGCCCTGTCGGCGGACCTGCTGCACCAGGCCGCCCGCGGGCACGCGGGGGACGCCGTGCTCGCCGTGGTCGCCGCCGTGCGGGCCGCGTCCGGTCCCCGACTCCACGATGCCGTCGCCGCCCTCCTCGACATCGGCCACACCAGTGGGGCCGACCTGCTGGCCGGTCTGGTCGTCGGCCTGTCAGGATCGCCGGAACGGCCGCCGACCCCCGGCCGGCTCTGCCCCCCACAGGACTGCCCCCCACAGGACGGGAAGGACGGCCGATGA